The following coding sequences are from one Geodermatophilus normandii window:
- the scpB gene encoding SMC-Scp complex subunit ScpB, with amino-acid sequence MTGPEERAPFSWEALAAELEATREEEAGRPDAADPAIWDAVAAELAARVAERPAPAADDVPPVPAEPEPLPLPGLELPAAPEPEPEADLDPVELRGGLEALLFVADGPVDEATLAAALRCPVARVRAALADLAADCDARRSGITLRRVGEGWRFYTREEFAPVVERHLAEGQRTRLTQAALETLAVIAYRQPVTRARVSAIRGVGVDGVMRTLLSRGLVTEVGTDPDSGGGLYGTTPLFLERLGLTGLDELPPLAPLLPDPVALAREQAAEG; translated from the coding sequence GTGACCGGGCCGGAGGAGCGCGCGCCGTTCTCGTGGGAGGCGCTGGCCGCCGAGCTCGAGGCGACCCGCGAGGAGGAGGCCGGCCGCCCCGACGCCGCCGACCCCGCGATCTGGGACGCCGTCGCCGCCGAGCTGGCCGCCCGGGTCGCCGAGCGCCCGGCCCCCGCCGCCGACGACGTCCCCCCGGTCCCCGCCGAGCCCGAGCCGCTGCCGCTGCCCGGGCTCGAGCTGCCGGCCGCGCCCGAGCCGGAGCCGGAGGCCGACCTCGACCCGGTCGAGCTGCGCGGCGGTCTGGAGGCGCTGCTGTTCGTCGCCGACGGCCCGGTCGACGAGGCGACGCTGGCCGCCGCGCTGCGCTGCCCGGTGGCCCGGGTGCGCGCCGCGCTGGCCGACCTCGCCGCCGACTGCGACGCCCGCCGCTCCGGGATCACGCTGCGCCGGGTGGGGGAGGGCTGGCGCTTCTACACCCGCGAGGAGTTCGCGCCGGTGGTCGAGCGGCACCTCGCCGAGGGACAGCGGACCCGGCTCACGCAGGCCGCGCTGGAGACCCTCGCCGTCATCGCCTACCGGCAGCCGGTGACCCGCGCGCGGGTGTCGGCGATCCGCGGGGTCGGCGTCGACGGCGTCATGCGCACCCTGCTGTCCCGCGGTCTGGTCACCGAGGTCGGCACCGACCCCGACAGCGGCGGCGGCCTCTACGGGACGACGCCGCTGTTCCTCGAGCGGCTCGGGCTGACCGGCCTCGACGAGCTGCCGCCGTTGGCGCCGCTGCTGCCCGACCCCGTCGCGCTGGCCCGGGAGCAGGCCGCGGAGGGCTGA
- a CDS encoding segregation and condensation protein A, with the protein MSASTQAVAERGVDPARFTVRLTNFEGPFDLLLQLIGRHQLDVTEIALSVVTDEFIAHLRALGDELDLDQASEFLVVASTLLDLKAARLLPAAEIEDEDDLELLEARDLLFARLLQYRAYKQAAAFLRERETGAAGRYAREAPLEPRFAGLLPEVLLGTTPERFAALAARALTPREPPTVGVGHLHAPPVSVAEQLLAVRTALVGAGTLTFRSLTGDCATTLEVVARFLALLELYRQQRVTFTQLTPLGELHVRWTGPADPGHGAGPADDGPDVATEDLP; encoded by the coding sequence GTGAGTGCGAGCACGCAGGCGGTGGCGGAGCGCGGGGTCGATCCCGCGCGCTTCACCGTCCGGCTCACCAACTTCGAGGGCCCGTTCGACCTGCTGCTGCAGCTGATCGGCCGGCACCAGCTCGACGTCACCGAGATCGCCCTGTCGGTGGTCACCGACGAGTTCATCGCCCACCTGCGGGCACTCGGGGACGAGCTCGACCTCGACCAGGCCAGCGAGTTCCTCGTCGTCGCCTCCACCCTGCTCGACCTCAAGGCCGCCCGGTTGCTGCCGGCCGCCGAGATCGAGGACGAGGACGACCTCGAGCTGCTCGAGGCCCGCGACCTGCTCTTCGCCCGGCTCCTGCAGTACCGCGCCTACAAGCAGGCCGCCGCGTTCCTGCGCGAGCGCGAGACGGGCGCGGCCGGCCGGTACGCCCGCGAGGCGCCGCTGGAGCCGCGCTTCGCCGGGCTGCTGCCCGAGGTGCTCCTCGGCACCACCCCCGAGCGGTTCGCCGCGCTGGCCGCGCGGGCGCTCACGCCCCGGGAGCCGCCCACCGTCGGCGTCGGGCACCTGCACGCGCCGCCGGTCAGCGTCGCCGAGCAGCTGCTCGCCGTGCGCACCGCCCTGGTCGGCGCCGGCACGCTCACCTTCCGGTCCCTCACCGGCGACTGTGCCACGACGCTGGAGGTCGTCGCGCGCTTCCTCGCGCTGCTCGAGCTCTACCGCCAGCAGCGGGTCACCTTCACCCAGCTGACGCCGCTCGGCGAGCTGCACGTGCGCTGGACCGGCCCGGCGGACCCCGGGCACGGCGCAGGGCCCGCGGACGACGGGCCCGACGTCGCCACGGAGGACCTGCCGTGA
- a CDS encoding ParA family protein has product MAIRGDVAGQALALPADGGEMGAAASRLDPARARQRRLPEPPPLTEHGPARVIAMCNQKGGVGKTTSTINLGAALVEYGRRVLLVDLDPQGALSVGLGVPAQQLERTVYNALMERRTTLADVRVATDVPGLDLVPSNIDLSAAEVQLVSEVAREQTLLRALDSVRDEYDYVLIDCQPSLGLLTVNALTAAHGVMIPLECEFFSLRGVALLVDTIDKVKERLNPELEISGILATMYDTRTVHCREVFSRVVEAFGDTVFQTVIQRTVRFPETTVAGQPITTWAPTSSGAAAYRDLAKEVIAL; this is encoded by the coding sequence ATGGCGATCCGAGGAGACGTGGCCGGTCAGGCTCTCGCACTCCCGGCCGACGGCGGGGAGATGGGTGCGGCCGCCTCGCGGCTGGATCCGGCCCGCGCGCGACAGCGCAGGCTGCCGGAGCCGCCGCCGCTGACGGAGCACGGCCCGGCGCGCGTCATCGCGATGTGCAACCAGAAGGGCGGCGTCGGCAAGACGACGTCGACGATCAACCTGGGTGCCGCGCTGGTCGAGTACGGCCGCCGCGTGCTGCTGGTCGACCTCGACCCGCAGGGCGCCCTGTCGGTGGGCCTCGGCGTGCCCGCCCAGCAGCTCGAGCGCACCGTCTACAACGCCCTCATGGAGCGGCGGACCACGCTGGCCGACGTCCGCGTGGCCACCGACGTCCCGGGGCTGGACCTGGTGCCCAGCAACATCGACCTGTCGGCCGCCGAGGTGCAGCTGGTCAGCGAGGTGGCCCGCGAGCAGACCCTGCTGCGCGCCCTGGACTCCGTGCGCGACGAGTACGACTACGTCCTCATCGACTGCCAGCCCTCGCTGGGCCTGCTCACGGTCAACGCCCTGACCGCCGCCCACGGCGTGATGATCCCGCTGGAGTGCGAGTTCTTCTCCCTGCGCGGCGTGGCGCTGCTCGTGGACACGATCGACAAGGTCAAGGAGCGGCTCAACCCCGAGCTGGAGATCTCCGGGATCCTCGCGACGATGTACGACACCCGGACGGTGCACTGCCGGGAGGTGTTCAGCCGGGTGGTCGAGGCCTTCGGCGACACGGTGTTCCAGACGGTCATCCAGCGCACGGTGCGCTTCCCCGAGACCACCGTCGCCGGCCAGCCCATCACCACCTGGGCGCCGACCTCCTCGGGTGCGGCCGCCTACCGCGACCTGGCCAAGGAGGTCATCGCCCTGTGA
- a CDS encoding site-specific tyrosine recombinase XerD: MTLSGALSGALPATAGPDVERVVGGYLDHLAVERGLAANTIASYRRDLRRYVEFLAAAGVRGLGEVAESDVSGFLAALRQGGDGHPPLSATSAARAVVAVRGLHRFALLDGLVPGDVAAEVRPPAPARRLPKAIPVESVVALIEAAGSLEGPRGLRDRALLEVLYGTGARISEAVGLAVDDLDRGQAVVRLAGKGGKERIVPVGSYALRAVEDYLVRARPALATAGTRAGRDGVRGGRLFLNARGGPLSRQSAWAILQAAAERAGPSVEHVSPHTLRHSFATHLLDGGADVRVVQELLGHASVTTTQVYTLVTVDKLREVYASSHPRALS; this comes from the coding sequence GTGACCCTGAGCGGGGCGCTGAGCGGGGCCCTGCCCGCGACCGCCGGTCCCGACGTCGAGCGGGTGGTGGGCGGCTACCTCGACCACCTCGCCGTCGAGCGGGGCCTGGCCGCCAACACCATCGCCTCCTACCGGCGCGACCTGCGCCGGTACGTGGAGTTCCTCGCCGCTGCCGGCGTCCGCGGGCTGGGCGAGGTGGCCGAGAGCGACGTCTCCGGCTTCCTCGCCGCGCTCCGGCAGGGGGGTGACGGGCACCCGCCGCTGTCGGCGACGTCAGCGGCGCGCGCGGTGGTCGCCGTCCGCGGGCTGCACCGCTTCGCGCTGCTCGACGGCCTGGTCCCCGGCGACGTCGCCGCCGAGGTCCGCCCGCCCGCACCGGCCCGGCGGCTGCCCAAGGCGATCCCGGTCGAGTCCGTCGTCGCGCTCATCGAGGCCGCGGGCTCGCTCGAGGGCCCGCGCGGGCTGCGCGACCGCGCGCTGCTCGAGGTGCTCTACGGCACCGGCGCCCGCATCTCCGAGGCCGTCGGCCTCGCCGTCGACGACCTCGACCGCGGGCAGGCGGTCGTGCGGCTGGCCGGCAAGGGCGGCAAGGAGCGGATCGTCCCGGTGGGCAGCTACGCGCTGCGCGCCGTCGAGGACTACCTGGTGCGTGCCCGCCCCGCGCTGGCCACGGCGGGGACGAGGGCCGGGCGAGACGGCGTGCGCGGGGGGCGGCTGTTCCTCAACGCCCGGGGCGGGCCGCTGTCGCGGCAGAGCGCCTGGGCGATCCTGCAGGCGGCGGCCGAGCGCGCGGGCCCGTCGGTGGAGCACGTCTCCCCGCACACGCTGCGGCACTCCTTCGCCACCCACCTGCTCGACGGCGGGGCCGACGTCCGCGTGGTGCAGGAGCTGCTCGGGCACGCGTCGGTGACGACCACGCAGGTCTACACGCTGGTGACCGTGGACAAGCTGCGCGAGGTGTACGCCAGCAGCCACCCCCGGGCGCTGTCCTGA
- the ald gene encoding alanine dehydrogenase, with protein MHVGVPREVKNREYRVALTPAGVTELTRAGHTVLVERGAGEGSSIPDADFTAAGARIVGSADDVWADADLLLKVKEPIEEEYGRLRAGQTLFTYLHLAASRACTEALVASGTTAIAYETVQTANGALPLLAPMSEVAGRMAPQVGAHSLERAHGGRGVLLGGVSGVYAAKVVVIGAGVSGMNAATIALGMQAEVVVLDRDVDKLRAADNVYRGHLQTVASNAYEVERAVLDADLVIGAVLVPGAKAPTLVSNELVSRMKPGSVLVDIAVDQGGCFEDSRPTTHDEPTFRVHESVFYCVANMPGAVPNTSTHALTNVTLPYVMALAEKGTRAAVAADPALAHGVNVVAGQVVLPEVAEAHGMSAVGLEKVEGDLP; from the coding sequence ATGCACGTCGGGGTGCCGCGTGAGGTCAAGAACAGGGAGTACCGGGTCGCGCTGACCCCGGCCGGGGTCACGGAGCTGACCCGGGCGGGGCACACCGTCCTCGTCGAGCGGGGCGCGGGGGAGGGCAGCTCGATCCCCGACGCCGACTTCACCGCCGCCGGCGCCCGGATCGTCGGGTCCGCCGACGACGTCTGGGCCGACGCCGACCTGCTGCTCAAGGTCAAGGAGCCGATCGAGGAGGAGTACGGCCGGCTGCGCGCGGGGCAGACGCTGTTCACCTACCTGCACCTGGCCGCCTCGCGGGCCTGCACCGAGGCCCTGGTCGCCTCCGGCACCACCGCGATCGCCTACGAGACCGTGCAGACGGCGAACGGCGCGCTGCCGCTGCTGGCGCCGATGAGCGAGGTCGCCGGCCGGATGGCGCCGCAGGTCGGGGCGCACAGCCTCGAGCGCGCGCACGGCGGCCGCGGCGTGCTGCTCGGCGGGGTGTCGGGCGTCTACGCGGCCAAGGTCGTCGTCATCGGGGCCGGGGTGTCGGGGATGAACGCCGCCACCATCGCCCTGGGCATGCAGGCCGAGGTCGTCGTCCTCGACCGCGACGTCGACAAGCTGCGCGCCGCGGACAACGTCTACCGCGGGCACCTGCAGACGGTCGCCTCCAACGCCTACGAGGTCGAGCGGGCCGTCCTCGACGCCGACCTGGTCATCGGTGCGGTGCTGGTGCCCGGCGCGAAGGCGCCCACGCTGGTGAGCAACGAGCTGGTGTCGCGGATGAAGCCGGGCTCGGTGCTCGTCGACATCGCCGTCGACCAGGGCGGGTGCTTCGAGGACAGCCGGCCCACGACACACGACGAGCCGACCTTCCGCGTGCACGAGTCGGTGTTCTACTGCGTGGCGAACATGCCCGGCGCGGTCCCGAACACCTCCACGCACGCGCTGACCAACGTGACGCTGCCCTACGTCATGGCCCTGGCCGAGAAGGGGACGCGCGCCGCGGTCGCCGCTGACCCGGCGCTGGCGCACGGCGTCAACGTCGTCGCCGGGCAGGTCGTGCTGCCGGAGGTGGCCGAGGCGCACGGGATGAGCGCCGTCGGCCTGGAGAAGGTGGAGGGAGACCTGCCCTGA
- a CDS encoding NUDIX domain-containing protein gives MTEPAAEGDYRVLGTETVYDGRVITLVKDTVAMPGGGDSVREVVRHPGAVAVVALTDAGEAVLLRQYRHPVGGYLWELPAGLRDADGEPPLETAKRELAEEVRMAAERWSLLTTTFSTPGFCDELVLVYLAEGLSDVDRPEGFTVEHEELDMTVELVPLDEAVQRVFDGAIRNSAAVIGLLAAAQHRAAGTTLRPVDAT, from the coding sequence GTGACCGAGCCGGCCGCCGAGGGCGACTACCGCGTCCTCGGCACCGAGACGGTCTACGACGGCCGGGTCATCACGCTGGTCAAGGACACCGTGGCGATGCCCGGCGGCGGCGACAGCGTCCGCGAGGTGGTCCGCCACCCCGGCGCGGTGGCCGTCGTGGCGCTCACCGACGCCGGTGAGGCCGTGCTGCTGCGGCAGTACCGGCACCCGGTCGGCGGCTACCTGTGGGAGCTGCCCGCCGGCCTGCGCGACGCCGACGGCGAGCCGCCGCTGGAGACGGCGAAGCGGGAGCTGGCCGAGGAGGTGCGGATGGCCGCCGAGCGGTGGTCGCTGCTCACCACCACGTTCAGCACCCCCGGCTTCTGCGACGAGCTGGTGCTGGTCTACCTGGCCGAGGGACTGTCCGACGTCGACCGGCCCGAGGGCTTCACGGTGGAGCACGAGGAGCTGGACATGACCGTCGAGCTGGTGCCGCTGGACGAGGCGGTGCAGCGCGTCTTCGACGGGGCGATCCGCAACTCCGCCGCCGTCATCGGCCTGCTCGCCGCCGCCCAGCACCGCGCCGCGGGGACGACGCTGCGCCCCGTCGACGCCACGTAG